In Lacrimispora indolis DSM 755, a genomic segment contains:
- a CDS encoding DUF6783 domain-containing protein — protein MGRLSGSLPAFYSRECLKTHCPNLRAPLCGIFAPNSVGVAHYAAFIWNKSPTKCNAHLGTSNFQTHPKRI, from the coding sequence TTGGGCCGATTATCCGGTTCATTGCCGGCTTTTTATTCTAGGGAGTGTCTGAAAACTCATTGCCCCAATCTGCGCGCTCCACTTTGCGGCATATTTGCTCCAAATTCAGTTGGCGTAGCCCACTACGCCGCCTTCATCTGGAACAAATCTCCCACAAAGTGTAATGCACATCTTGGAACAAGCAATTTTCAGACACACCCTAAAAGAATATGA
- a CDS encoding PTS ascorbate transporter subunit IIC → MAAVNWIATNIFGNAGFLLGIIVMLGLILQKKSFSQTVQGTIKAIIGFQIIGIGSGIVVSSLNVFQPMWAEVFGLEAQSLGTYMGQNDFVKKFGTVVTLSMTFGFLINVLLARFTKFKYIYLTGHMMFWTSLIFAGIIFDQNINANTFAVIVFLSIVLGVYWTLQPALTQPFLRKITGNDSVALGHTSASVAFLGAVAGKFVGNKDKSTEDLVISDKWGFLRDSNIVTGITMAVLFIIGTVLLMMKQTEGAGEILATSGDTSFIIYSILTSLQFAGGIAVVLFGVRMFIGEMVPAFKGIATKVVPGAVPALDCPIVYPYAPNAVIIGFLGAFVASLVWLVVLGNTVGYVFVPTMIAIFFHAGTAGVFGNKTGGIRGALFAGVITATVIAVGQYIMVTFLAPSTVPDVVMWAADSDMFIIGPIIRFIAGFLF, encoded by the coding sequence ATGGCAGCTGTGAATTGGATTGCAACTAATATTTTCGGGAATGCCGGCTTTTTATTAGGAATTATCGTTATGTTGGGGTTAATTCTCCAAAAGAAGTCATTCAGTCAGACGGTCCAGGGAACGATTAAAGCGATTATTGGTTTTCAGATTATAGGAATCGGTTCGGGAATTGTGGTTTCTTCATTAAATGTTTTTCAGCCTATGTGGGCTGAGGTTTTTGGACTGGAAGCCCAGAGTCTTGGTACTTACATGGGGCAGAATGACTTTGTTAAGAAATTCGGTACCGTTGTTACCCTTTCTATGACATTCGGATTTCTGATCAATGTGCTGCTGGCACGTTTCACAAAATTTAAGTATATCTACTTAACCGGTCATATGATGTTCTGGACTTCTCTTATTTTTGCAGGAATCATTTTTGATCAGAATATCAATGCCAATACATTTGCAGTAATAGTATTTTTATCAATTGTACTGGGCGTTTATTGGACATTACAGCCTGCTTTGACACAGCCTTTCTTAAGAAAGATCACGGGAAATGACAGTGTGGCACTGGGACATACATCAGCCTCTGTTGCATTTTTAGGTGCAGTGGCCGGCAAATTTGTGGGAAATAAGGACAAGAGCACGGAAGATCTGGTTATCTCTGATAAATGGGGATTCTTAAGGGATTCAAATATTGTTACCGGAATTACCATGGCAGTTTTGTTCATCATTGGTACCGTTCTTCTTATGATGAAACAGACAGAGGGTGCCGGAGAGATTCTTGCAACCTCAGGAGATACAAGCTTTATCATATACTCCATATTAACCAGTTTACAATTTGCAGGCGGTATTGCTGTGGTGCTTTTCGGGGTCCGCATGTTTATTGGTGAAATGGTACCTGCTTTTAAGGGAATTGCTACGAAAGTTGTTCCAGGTGCAGTACCTGCCCTTGATTGTCCCATTGTTTATCCTTATGCACCAAATGCGGTTATTATCGGATTCCTGGGAGCATTTGTAGCAAGCTTAGTCTGGCTTGTGGTTTTAGGAAATACCGTAGGCTATGTGTTTGTTCCAACTATGATTGCTATTTTCTTCCATGCAGGAACAGCAGGAGTCTTTGGAAATAAAACAGGAGGAATCAGAGGTGCGCTGTTTGCAGGTGTGATTACTGCAACTGTCATTGCAGTTGGTCAATATATCATGGTTACGTTCCTGGCTCCATCGACGGTTCCCGATGTGGTAATGTGGGCTGCTGATTCCGATATGTTTATCATTGGGCCGATTATCCGGTTCATTGCCGGCTTTTTATTCTAG
- a CDS encoding PTS sugar transporter subunit IIB has protein sequence MMKVLAVCGLGMGSSLILRMNIEEVFQTEGVKAEVEHSDASAASAEACDFIVTTKEIAQSLQNPRGKVIILDNFIDKEEIKRVLKENNVF, from the coding sequence ATGATGAAAGTATTAGCAGTTTGCGGATTGGGAATGGGATCATCCCTCATACTTCGGATGAATATTGAGGAGGTTTTTCAGACAGAGGGAGTAAAAGCGGAAGTGGAACACAGCGATGCTTCTGCAGCAAGCGCTGAAGCATGTGACTTCATTGTTACAACAAAGGAAATTGCACAGTCCCTTCAGAATCCGCGGGGAAAAGTAATTATTCTGGATAATTTTATAGACAAAGAAGAAATTAAAAGAGTTTTAAAGGAAAATAATGTTTTCTAA
- a CDS encoding PTS sugar transporter subunit IIA: MSIINEKCIALRLDASDAQEGIVKAGQVLLQEGYIRQGYIDAMLKNFEKNGPYFAIAPGFAMPHARPEEGVIQSGISLITLKNPVSFGSSNDPVKLIMALATSNDNEHLEFMTKIAGLLGKERVIEKLYQCKTTDEVMSVLNNN; this comes from the coding sequence ATGAGTATTATCAATGAAAAATGTATTGCATTAAGGCTTGATGCCTCTGATGCACAGGAAGGAATTGTAAAAGCCGGACAGGTGCTCCTTCAAGAAGGGTATATCAGGCAGGGGTATATTGATGCAATGCTGAAAAACTTCGAAAAGAACGGTCCTTATTTTGCCATTGCACCTGGTTTTGCCATGCCCCATGCAAGGCCGGAGGAGGGGGTCATTCAATCCGGAATATCCTTAATTACCCTTAAAAATCCGGTTTCTTTTGGAAGCAGCAATGATCCTGTGAAGCTGATTATGGCACTTGCAACCAGCAATGACAATGAGCATCTTGAGTTTATGACGAAAATAGCCGGACTTTTAGGCAAAGAACGTGTGATAGAAAAACTGTATCAGTGCAAAACAACTGATGAGGTGATGTCAGTGTTAAACAATAATTAA
- a CDS encoding BglG family transcription antiterminator has translation MFQIGKREIELLYLVNSSKDGFIYRELIERFGYTERSFKYAVDLINSFLKENSQQACFVLDNKRCYLKNPPLSMKFTLDHITKELYYLSKEDRSETIFFRYLADLHYTIDEITDYLAVSKSTVKKSLAVVKEKCGEYGLELVNHKRMGIELKGSETVIRSALMDLLYKYCALSNQDSKHRRLALRNCNPYLREWIGAVFNQFQSEQKAEALFSSIWEYLPVIQNDEIYILAMVNLILIFYRTGNGCYVSADTEEYVGLEGRKLAEAISISCEKNLKIKLPCEEFFKFVIVLNKGYSIESNEKDQYLLIGSMIWIHRLVSDLLQKYTNRSFQSLSNEYSLNEALDMLNNHFYAAVERVRRNIYIQNPILQDIKEEYREAFHDVESSLEGLENYLEKKFSQDDIGYFTLLLENIISQVRKQKKRVRRIVLICGLGYGTAQMVKNKIMQKFDVVIEDVIPYYKLDAYVDNQNIDLFVSTVPVKINTISNVVEVNPLLTEQDTEALIKAGMVRGGNDLSALMQLIEQNAVITNRSRLEKNLKELYGIRDLEHSKYEILLKFLPETRILVNQTYHDWQEAIYAAGGLLVETDCVLPSYVEDMINNIKEFGSYITIGNGIALPHARNKNNVKKTAFSLITLKEPVVFENGKKIDTVISFCNVAGNEYTTALTALMELSENQSFLDYKKEVKTPNQLLEYIKKLK, from the coding sequence ATGTTTCAAATCGGAAAGCGGGAAATCGAACTTCTTTATCTGGTAAATTCATCGAAGGATGGGTTTATTTACAGAGAGTTAATAGAGAGATTTGGATATACGGAACGTTCTTTTAAATATGCTGTCGACTTAATCAATAGTTTTCTGAAGGAAAACTCTCAACAGGCCTGTTTCGTACTTGATAATAAAAGATGTTATTTAAAAAACCCCCCTCTTTCCATGAAGTTTACACTGGATCACATCACAAAAGAACTGTATTACCTTTCAAAGGAAGACCGCAGTGAAACCATCTTCTTTCGGTATTTGGCTGATTTACACTACACAATCGATGAAATTACAGACTATCTGGCTGTGAGTAAGTCTACGGTAAAGAAATCCCTTGCAGTTGTCAAGGAAAAATGCGGGGAATATGGTCTGGAGCTTGTAAACCATAAGAGAATGGGGATTGAGCTGAAGGGAAGTGAAACGGTCATCCGTTCAGCGCTTATGGATTTGCTTTATAAATACTGTGCTCTTTCAAACCAGGACAGTAAACACAGGAGGCTTGCTCTTCGCAACTGCAATCCTTATTTAAGAGAATGGATCGGAGCGGTTTTTAACCAGTTTCAATCAGAACAGAAAGCAGAGGCCTTATTTTCCTCCATATGGGAATATCTTCCGGTTATTCAGAATGATGAAATCTATATACTGGCCATGGTGAATCTGATCCTGATATTTTACAGAACAGGAAACGGGTGTTACGTTTCAGCAGATACAGAAGAATACGTTGGATTGGAAGGGAGAAAGCTGGCAGAAGCCATCAGCATTTCCTGTGAGAAAAACTTAAAGATCAAACTGCCCTGTGAAGAATTTTTTAAATTTGTCATTGTTCTAAACAAGGGTTATTCCATAGAAAGCAACGAAAAAGATCAGTATCTGTTAATTGGAAGTATGATCTGGATCCATCGCCTTGTTTCTGATTTACTTCAAAAATACACCAACCGGTCCTTTCAGTCATTATCAAATGAATACAGCTTAAACGAGGCGCTGGATATGCTCAACAACCATTTCTACGCAGCAGTGGAGAGAGTAAGGCGAAATATTTACATTCAGAATCCAATTCTTCAGGACATAAAAGAAGAATACAGAGAAGCGTTTCATGATGTTGAAAGCAGTTTAGAAGGGCTTGAAAATTATCTGGAAAAGAAGTTTTCACAGGATGATATCGGCTATTTCACTTTGCTGCTTGAAAATATTATTTCACAGGTCCGCAAACAGAAGAAAAGAGTACGCAGGATTGTTCTGATCTGTGGCTTGGGCTATGGAACCGCTCAGATGGTGAAAAATAAAATTATGCAGAAGTTTGATGTGGTGATCGAAGATGTGATCCCTTATTATAAGCTGGATGCTTATGTGGATAACCAGAATATTGATTTGTTCGTATCAACAGTCCCTGTAAAAATAAATACAATCAGCAATGTGGTGGAGGTGAATCCGCTGCTGACGGAGCAGGATACAGAAGCTTTGATAAAAGCTGGAATGGTCCGCGGGGGCAATGATTTATCCGCTCTGATGCAGCTAATAGAACAGAATGCAGTGATAACCAATCGTTCCCGTTTGGAAAAAAATTTAAAGGAATTATATGGAATCAGAGACCTGGAACATTCTAAGTATGAGATTTTACTGAAGTTTCTGCCTGAAACCAGGATCCTTGTCAATCAGACGTATCATGACTGGCAGGAAGCTATCTATGCTGCGGGCGGCCTTCTGGTAGAGACGGATTGTGTCTTACCGTCCTATGTGGAGGATATGATCAATAATATCAAAGAATTCGGTTCTTATATCACCATTGGCAACGGAATTGCCCTGCCTCACGCCAGAAATAAAAATAACGTGAAAAAGACCGCATTCAGTCTGATTACATTAAAAGAGCCGGTGGTATTTGAAAATGGGAAAAAGATTGATACGGTTATCAGCTTCTGTAATGTTGCAGGCAATGAGTATACAACAGCACTGACAGCTCTCATGGAGTTAAGTGAAAACCAGTCCTTCCTGGACTATAAAAAAGAGGTGAAAACGCCGAACCAGCTATTGGAATATATAAAAAAATTAAAGTAG
- a CDS encoding GHKL domain-containing protein translates to MIHYLIVTRRPMHDVRVIEGAGLLIINIITFYIYSAVEESYLENMDKEIAVQTSIMYANQLELIMRTQQEIRSLQHDMKYHIRDLMSMAKASNSKDILSYLENMSELVDNPKELASSGNKEIDSNINYLLRYAREKLIDVNINLKIPEVFFDSSYDISVIIGTLLENAIVETDKTDEKMLSINMVMETSILYIKIINTYNCIIKKRGDKILTSKDNSAYDKNIFRVVIMLYLTDTIA, encoded by the coding sequence ATGATACATTATTTAATAGTCACCCGCCGCCCTATGCATGATGTCAGGGTAATTGAAGGTGCAGGTCTTTTGATTATCAATATAATAACGTTTTATATCTATAGTGCAGTTGAAGAATCTTATCTAGAAAATATGGATAAAGAAATTGCAGTTCAGACCTCTATAATGTATGCAAACCAATTAGAACTTATTATGAGAACTCAGCAAGAGATAAGGTCTTTGCAGCATGATATGAAATATCATATAAGGGATTTAATGTCGATGGCAAAGGCCAGTAATTCTAAAGATATTCTTAGCTATCTTGAAAATATGAGTGAATTAGTCGATAATCCAAAAGAGTTAGCCTCTTCTGGAAACAAAGAAATTGATAGCAATATAAATTATCTTTTAAGATATGCCAGGGAAAAATTAATTGATGTTAACATCAATTTAAAAATACCTGAGGTTTTTTTTGATTCTTCCTATGACATAAGTGTAATTATTGGAACCTTATTGGAAAATGCTATTGTTGAAACAGATAAAACAGATGAAAAGATGTTAAGCATAAATATGGTAATGGAAACATCTATATTATATATAAAGATTATTAATACTTATAACTGTATCATAAAGAAGAGGGGAGATAAAATTTTAACCTCGAAAGATAATTCGGCATATGACAAAAACATTTTTCGGGTTGTTATTATGTTATATCTAACCGATACGATAGCATAA